The Procambarus clarkii isolate CNS0578487 chromosome 18, FALCON_Pclarkii_2.0, whole genome shotgun sequence genome segment attaaaataattataccAAAAAATCTTTTGGTATTAATTTTAGTATAAAGATAGCTAATTTTAAAATGTTTCACACTCAGGAAGTTGACGAATATGCCAACCGATGTCACGAAGAAAAGGGCCAGCTTGGCGAGCTAACTCAACTGTGTGGTCTGGCATTCAGCAATGGAGCAGAGGATGAGGACGAGGCAGAAGCTCAGGCACCTTCTCTCTCTAAGGACAATTTGAGTCTACCGCTGAATCTTGCAGGGTTCACGAGCGGTTACAGCACTCCATCACCTGTGCAAGGTACTCTATATTGTTGCTCTTATTTGTTATTCTCCATTTGACACCTAAAAATACAAATTTGAATTACTTTTTGTGACTGTGTTTCTATCTATGGTGATGTGTTCTTGTGTGACAAAACTGGGCAGGTAAGTCCAGGATAAATATAAAGGCTCCTGAGTATTCAAGGCTAAGGATACAAGAAAAGTCAGACAAGTGTGCACAGTGAAGGAATTGTATGATATAACAAGTGAACCATTTAACAGTTTAACAAAAATGTGGGCATTGTTAAGAAATAACACATGTATATATTAAATCTGTATAAATTAGAGATCTCAATATCTTCTGTTCTTTTCTCAGGAATATTCAGCATGCCAACCACGATGTCGGAACCAGCTGTCCTCAAGAAGCCACAGCCTGAGTTTACATCGGCCAATGACAGTTTCAATAAGGCTAAGAGTGAAGTCACAGAATCAGCCGAGCAGAAGGTGGTGGCTCTGGAAGCCCAGGTGGCTGAGCTAAAAAATCGAGTGACTGAACTTGAGGAAGAACTGGCTGCAAAAGAAGAAACTACATCTGTATTAGAGGGAGATCTTGCCAATTTAAGGAAGGAGGTAATAGTAATTGTGTGTgtttcaaatatagtaaaatactgtacagtacagtatactgtgTTGTACTCATAAATTTTTAATACAAACTACCATTTGGAAATTAAAAGTGCATTTAAATTCTTGAATGAGTTGGGGATAAACTTATTATGGAAAACAAGGTGGCAGGTTTTGTGTTCCAGTGCCTCAGTATTGCTGTGCAGTGGGGGAATGATTGCTTTGTCCTGGGCACGTAACCGACTTCTGAAGAGATTTACAGTTTGtaatgtgtgtcgtgtgtgtatgTAATTCAACTATTTCAGTCTATCTAATCTATCCAATCCATCAATGATGCGATCAGTCTCTGGTCTCCATGATGCATCTTTATGTAGTGCAAATGTTACACAGCACAAGGTTTTTTCCCCTATATGTGCTTGCCAATAGGAAGGATTATCTCTTAGGATGCTGCTTCTTCAGTTTAGAGTATCTTGTACAACGTTCTCTCAATTACATGTGATTGTCGTGTCTTCCTTCGTAGCTGTGGAGTGCAGTGACCTCAACTACGTCTGTCTTCTGTTCATGGGATGTTTTCACTACTTGTACAGCAAAATAGACCTTCCTTATATCCCTTTGGCTCATTTGCATAACCCCTTTCCTCCTTTGTTCTCAAATCGTACCTCTCATCAGGAACAACCTGTCCTTATGTTGTATGTCAAGATCATGCCTTCTTTCTTGATCTTCCCTCCAATTCTTGTAAGTTCGAATCAGCATTTTGAATCTGTGCTTGTTTTTCAGTTATTTATCTACCTTGTAGCAAATCTCTGAATCTTCTCAATTTTCTTTGTTTTGATATGGATGGCTGCGATCATCCAGTCCTGGTATTGCCTACTCCATCATGCTGTGTTAAGGCCGTCATAATTTGACATTTACCATATGTAAGCTAACAcacatcctctggtttcagttggaAGACAAAGTAGAAAAGATAGCAGATCTGGAGGCGGAAGTGACGGAAAAGGACTTGAAAATCGATGATGTGATGCAGGAGCTGGAAACGCGGCACATAGAGATCCAAGCCAAGGATGACCAGATACAAAGCCTCCATCATGATTTAGATAGAGTAAGTGTTTTTGTGTGGCTCCAACCTGTGCTATGCCACTGTGTTCATAACAATGTGGTTAGATGATAGATGGGTAGCATTGTGGTATTATATATGACTTACTATGTTCGGTATATTACTCCTTCACCTTGAGTTAAAATATCCCTTACAAATATGGAAGACGATATGACTAAGAAGGAAGAGAATACTGTAGTATAATATTGTACAAGAAGTCAGAAATGTTGTATTTCTTTGAAGACTGTAAAGTAAAATCAATGTACCAGTACATTTCAAGAATTTGCTCTATAAACTAAATGGTTGTTCAACATGAATGTTGTATAAATCTAATTCTCTAGTTCATTCTCAGCTAATTAATTATATATGGTACACCCTTAAAAATGTTGTTCACCATTTAACAGGTCTAAATTTCAGATGTCAGTAAAACATTTCATATTACAGAGTGAGACAGGGAAATTATAATTGTTAGGTAAAGTAATTTCCTGCAGATCAtaaatgtataatttcttatGTTGTGCTTTTTAATCGTTCATTGCAGGTGGCAGAAATGTTATTGCAAAAATGGTAATGAAACCCTATCCCCTAAATGATTAATTTGAACAGCTTATTTGTCATGTTTAGCTATATACAAGactgcagtgccacctgtggcctgTTGTCTCATTCCACCTCAGTGTtttccactcactcactcactcactattGTTGCCCCAGTTTCTTGTATTTGTCTTGTGCCGGCCTGCCTGACTCATTCATTCATTCCCATGCCTACTCTGCCCACCCGAACACAACAACCCATTTAAACTCCCATGAAGATACGTGCACATGGAAGACTTTACATGCAACCTTTTCTTCAAGAAAGGCACATTCTCAGAAGAAACAAGCAGGCACAGATATTGTTAGAGATACTGCTGTTGGCTACATTTGTAACCATTGTAAtagtattataatttttttcctcAGGTTGAGCCAGAAATAGAGGTCAAGGTTCAAGAAATTGTGGAGCGTGATCGAATCATTGAAGAAAAAATAGAGCAAATTGAACAGCAGAACAAAATTCTAGTGGAAATCCAAATTACATTAGATGAAAAACAGAAGCAAATTGCTGATATGGAACACAAGATTACAGAATCAAGTGAAAAGATAAAGAAGCTCACAGAGAAGCTTGATAAATCCTGTAAAGTTATTCAGGTAAGTACATTGTCATATATGAATGCAGTTGGTAATTTTATTAACACTTCTGATCCCAGTGACAAGGCTGAAAAAAAATTCCTCATTGTGGAATACTACGAGCAAAAGTATTCCATTTCCTTAACATGTGCAGACAAGCACCATTATATGCGGAGAATTATATGcagagaataagtcacaataataTGGCTGAAAATTAATATTCAACCATCATATATGAAAACTAAAGAATTAATAAGGGTCAAGGATTGACCAAAATGTCGTCACTTAACTTACTTTTCGTGCATGTAAATCGGGTATTAATCATTGATATGTCAATTACTCATCATGTCACATTTTCTACTTTATTGGCTAGAGATGTATGTCCAAAGAGAAGGAGGAGCTGTAAAGTGAAAGCAAGTTACATATATTAAAAAGTTTGTTCATGCATGTTTTATCATGCATACTATGTCACAAACAAGCTCAAACTCATAAAGTGGATGGGTGCATCTAAGACCAGGTGTTCAGTGTTGCTCGTGAAGTGGCATATGCAGTACAGTACAACCTTGATTCAAAGAACTATATGGGACGAACCTCAATTTGTTTCAGTGTGGGATTCGTTGCAGCTGGAGATGCCTCCAGGATTCATTTCCCATGCCCTATGTGCTAATTTCACTATTTTCATTTCATCCTATAATATAATAAACTACCAAATGAACATGTCTGCAAACAAATTCAGCCACATTTAACTTATTTCTCATAGCCCCAGCCTCAAAACTCATTTTCAGAAGGTAGTACAGCCATACCTGATTGAATATATACCTAGCCAACTCAAAATGAAAACAAACCATAAAGTTTGGTTTTAAATATCTTCAGTACCTTTCGCAAGGCTCCAACTGTTTCTTGTAATATTGAGTACAACTACaaaaatgcagacgaggagtcacaataacgtggctgaaatatgttggccagaccacacactagaaagtgaaggggacgatgacgtttcggtctgtcctggaccattctcaagtcaattgagaTGATAAAGATGATTGAGTTGAGCAtctcaattgacttgagaatggtctaggacggaccaaaacgtcatcgccccttcactttctagtgtgtggtttggtcaacttaaaAAATCATCAAAAATGTGATTGGAGTCGtattacactgtgtgtgtgtgttttaccatTTATACTCTAATATTTCCCAGGCTCTATGAGCTGATTTCACTGAGCAAAATGTTAATCTTCAGTGTGTCATATGAAGGACAGTTACCAAAAAGAAAACCCTGTCTGTAAAGAGATTTAACTACATCTAGCATATTTCCCACTCCCTAAGCTTTGAAACCTCATTTTCAACAATTTTCAACAATATTTACCAACAGTGGTAACAATATTTTGAAGTAAAAGCTTGAAGGTTTTGCTGAcaaataaattatattttgttATGAAACACGGTGCATTGATTAATGTAGAATTGGAAAAAAATAGCTTTGATTTTGATGTGaaattaaaaatgatgcaaattatatcagataaaatattttgaaatcacCCCAAATTAGGTGGTTCTTGTATTTTATATTCTTGCTTCTTTAGATGTGGGTTGGCCCAACCTTCTCCTCCTTGCAAGATCTCAGTACCTATCATAATAGCTAAGAACATACGTTACACAATGACCTTCCCGTTTGAAAACCATATTTTGTCTTATTCTGTCAGTTCTTTCCAGATGTTCTACCTATTTGTTTTAATGATTTTCTAGTGATATTACTACCACGCTTGTCAATAATACAGATCTataatttagaggggtcttcttTGTTCCCATTTTTATAGGTTGAAACTgtcttttttttctataattaGTGAGGTTCTTTGTTTAGATGTTTGGAAAATATTGTATAGTTGGGCACTAATGTTGGATGTGTATTCTCTCGGAACCCATGTCCAGATTCCTTCTGACCCCGACTTCTTTATTTCTATCTAGTTCCTTGAGCAGTTTTTCCTACCTTGTCTCTTAAGACACTTCTAGGTACTTTGTTGTGTACTAGAGTGTATTGTTTGGTTCTCTGAATACATCATTTCACACGAGcaaactttggaactgttcatttagtttTCACTCATTTCCTTTTTAGTCTATTAGTGTTATTTTTAGTCTTCAAATTTTGTCTTTCACTTGTAATTTGCTTTTCATGGACATATAAAATAGGccgagttctgttttacatttgtctaccATCCCTTTACTTTCTCAAGGTTTCTTTGTGTGTATACTCGTTACTGTGTACTTGTTTGTAAGTtttgcctcttcctatattgattccattttttccTATTGCTGTCTGGCACTCAGTTTCTATTGAACCAGCCCTGTGCTCAAAAAAACTATAAATTTTTGGGTGCcttcatatattaaaaaaattcgtatacagtggtacctcggaatgcgattgtccctgtatgcgaggttttcggaaggcgaggtgtatttactccaaaaatttgtctcagaaggcgagtttggacgcgagtttgttgatacgcgtacagccgacctagcgcgttcgacgcccctccgcccctcagtttattattgtctggcgctcagtgactacccccacatcaattcttctcgcggattttcagtgttttgttggatttttggtgatttgtctatacaatttgttattatatatctcgccatgggtcccaagaaagccagtggtaaggataaaggccagaaagctcctgtgaggatgacaatagaggagaaacaagagatcattcggaagcatgagaacggtacacgtgttgttgaactttgtaggcagtacaacaaagccacatcaacaatatgcactatacttaagaagaaaaataagattatgggtgctaaagtggcaaaaggagtaagaacattaacggcacaaagaccacaaatacttgaagaagtgttaaagttgttattaatttggatacacgacaaggagttgaggggtgatagtgtttcggaggccattatttgtgagaaagccagggtgttgcacgaagaccttctaaagaatacccctgcaacgagtgatgcagataagaaagagtttaaggcaagcaggggctggtttgaaaaatttagaaagagaagtggtatccatagtgttacaaggcatggggttatgtgatgtgattatggaaggggactccccttccaaacagtaactcctctcctcctcccccctcctcaccatcttccatacgcctacagcactcgacagcaaggtaagtaataactggaacacagttttgtaggtttatttagatgaattaggtaaattaggtataaaaatttagtttgatgtggggtttttggggtagtcaggaacggattaattcatttccctttatttcttatggggaaattaacttcggaatgcgagttttcggaaggcgaggcgtctccaggaacggattaaactcttattctgaggtatgcctgtatctcATTTATTTCCCTGCTAAACAAGAAATTGTTTGTCAAATTGATTAAAGAGCCAAGATTTCTTTTGTCTCGCTTTTTCATATTCTCTTCATTATAATGTTTTATGTATTTTATTTCGAAGTACTGTACATGGATGGTCGTTCTTACCTAGTGGCAGGCAGGTACTGGAGGTCAAAGAGCTCTTTCTTATTTCTGGTAAATATTACAGCCAGGACTGATGGAACATTGATGTGTAtgaaaacgtgtgtgtgtgtgtgtgtgtgtgtgtatatatatatatatatgtcgtacctagtagccagaacgcacttctcagcctactatgcaaggccggatttgcctaataagccaagttttcatgaattaatatattttctcaaatttttttcttatgaaatgataaagctacctattgaattatgtatgaggtcaattttttttttattggagttaaaattaacgtagatatatgaccgaacctaaccaaccctacctaacctaacctatctttataggttaggtagccgaaaaagataggttaggttaggtaggttaggtagtcgaaaaacaattaattcatgaaaactaggcttattaggcaaatcgggccttgcatagtaggctgagaagtgcgttctggctactaggtacgacatatatatatatatctatctatctatctatatatatctatatatctatctatatatatctatatatatagatatatatatagatatatatatatagatatatatagatatataatacacacacacacacagagagagagagagagagaggaacgagCGAACGAGCGAGCGAACGAGCGAGCGAACGAACGAGCAAACGAGCGAGCGAACGAACGAGCGAGCGAGCTAGCTAGGTGGCAGCAGGGATAGGTTGTGGAAGTCATGCAGGAGTTACAATGTCcgattgcaaaaaaaaaaaaaaaaaaaaaaaaaaaacaaataatactAAAAAAATGGTTGCAGCTGTCTTTTTACAGTGTGTAATTACCTGTGTAGTTACAGGAAGAGAGCTACGTTtgtatcccgtcttcccagtactgtactttgtcttataatgctttgaaactactgacggttttggcctcatccaccttctcacttagtttGTTTCAACCATCTACTACTCTGCAAAAGAAAacgttctaatatttttttggcatTTTTATTTCGTTAGCTTGAAGCTGCCTATTTCAGGAATTCCTTTTTATCactttggtcgattcctgttattattttgtaagtattgatcatatcacctctttttttttccttatatcttctagttttggcatgtttaatgcctctagcctcttcccgTAACTCTTGCTTTTCAGGATGAAGCCATTTTGTAACATgcttttgcaccttttccagtataTTTATgtacttcttgagatttgggcaccatacaactgttgcatattccataatttgtaagttgtgtgtgtgtggtctattttctctgattccatattccataacatggcatttacagTATTCatattgaattccatttgtcacatgtcgctccaagcacttattttatctagatcaatttgaaggacatgacaatcatctgcatctcctatcttccccagtatcttagcatcatctgcaaacatgttcatataattctgtattccttctggtagatcgtttatgtaggccatgaacattactggtgcaagaactgaaccctgtggtacttcgctagtaacactcctccaatcAGTTACATTACCTCTTATTACTGCTCTCATCTGTCTGTAAGAAAACTTTTCATCTATGTCAGAAGtcagtagtaatagtagtgtgTCTGTACTCTCCTAGTAGTGCTTACGgatgttgagcttcagctctttggtcttgcctctcaactgtcaatcgactggtgtacagattcttgatgtGTGTGTCTGTCATAAATAAATTTGTGTGCGGTGGCTTAATGGTGCTCATTGAAATATGACAGAACAACAGTCATATCTAGTGACTGATGACGGCAGGAAATATGCAACTTCAGAAGGATCTTTTTGTCTTCAGTTTCTCCACTTGCATTTTATAGATTAACAcacttcttgtttaaagatgaacACCTTTCTTCTTTAaagctgaacccccccccccctcttgtttaaagatgaaaagtttttatattttaaaatctCTAATACCTGATCTGGGGGGTCTTGGCAGATTTGGTGTAATTTGTTTAAATAAAGCTTGCATTGCCTCTTAATTTTTATTAGTGTTATTTTTagtaatacaaaaacattttcttAGACATTTGCAGAAGTTGTTCAGGCTCGAGATAAAGAAATTGCTGCTCTGACAAAAGAATTAAAACGCAAAGAAAAGAAAGTCCGAGACCTCGTGGCAGAACTGAAGGAGGCTCTCGACATGCtgaacaaggcaaaatgggaagCGGAGAcaagtggtggtgaagatggtgtcaAGGAAATGGCAGAAGAGGAGAATGAGGTAAGCAGCCCCTTAAAATATGCTGAAAATATGCCTCGTGGAAGTGAAGGGTCCAGTCAGTACAGGAGTGAAGAGTGCTACAATAACCACCCAGCAAGGACCGCTGAATTGCACGAACAATTACGGGAAGCTTCTTGTACCACAGTAGAGTTCTTGCCAAATGTTAACAACCCTTATAGCTTGGCTTCTCAATCGGCACCTTCTCATGTACATGCATCTTCAACAATCCCTCAGATGCACCCCTTGCAGTCACCTGCTACTCTGCACCATAATCTTAGATATCAATTTTTTCATCCCACAAATAAGTTTTAATGAGCTCCCTTGTTGTGTTGCCTTATATATTGCTATTACACTTTTGAATAATTTTATTTTTAGATTGCTGCATGTGCAGAATTTTTCACCTTTTGTTTTATCTTAAAACTATTGTACCTGAATAAGGGAAGTGTTTATTCTCCATTTTATTTTCACTTTTATTTGGTAATGTTTAAGAATTTGGTTATAATAAAGTTTATTATTCATATGCTAGTTCTTTATTTTTTAAAGCCTTGCTTGAATAATAAATCTGTATATTAAAAACTTACCTGAAGTGTTAAATGCAACTAATGTTGAATACAAAGTAATTCTGGATTAAACATCAGGTAAGCAAATCTGTAATGAACATTTTGCTGCTGACATATGTAAGGAACTATTATTATTTATGCAACACTAATAAATTTTTTGTTTCTTGCAGCGATTATGGGCAGAATTGGAGTCCCGCAAGAATGAGGTGCTGGCACTGCGGGCAGAACACAAACACTCCTTATCTGAGGCTGAGGAGCGTGTACATCAACTTCAGAAACAGTTGGATGAAAAACTAAAAGCCCTTGAAACTCAGCAAGACCAACACAATAAAGAGACTGAGGAATGGGAGGTGCGTTTGCGTGATAAGGCCCAGCAACTAGCACGCCTTGAAGGAGAACTTCAGACACTTCACGGTGATATGTCTAACAGGGAGGGACAGTTGCGCACTAATCAAGGACTTGTTCAAGGATTAGAAGATGAACTGGCTGCAGCTAAAGACCAACTGAAGGATAAAAAGGCAGAATTGGAAATTCTTCAGGAAGAACTGAAAAAGAAAAATAATGACATGCAGGATTTGGTGAATCATGAGTTGTGGGAAAGGAATAGGGAGATTGAGCGTCTACAGGAAAAACTCAGTGCCTTATCATCAGATCGTCGCCATCAAATTGAATGCTTGAAGGATGAATTAGAAACCAAGAATAGTGAATTAAGGAGACTGAGAACTAGGTTAAATTGTGAGACTTCTGAAACTAATGATGGCAACCAGATAGCATTATGCTCTAAAGTGAATAACACCCAGTCTGCAGTAAATCCCACAGCAAATAACCAACCCAAGAATGCTGCTCATTTGACAGTAGTTACGGGATCTGGAGGTGCTGATGTAGTTACTGTAAATCGTCCATTACATCTGACATTCACTGATGATAATTCTGCTTCTGTGCAAATGCTTTATCAGGAAATGTGTAAAGTTAGGGGTGAGGCACAAGCATTACGCATGGAAAGAAGTATATTAAATGATAAACTCTCAAGTTTACAAAAATCATATGACCAAGTTTGCCACGTAAGTGCACCAAGTGCTAACGAACTTCATGAACAAATGGACTCTGTTAAGAAGCAACTTGAtgaaaccaaagaagaaaatctGCTAAAGGACCAGAAGCATGGAGAGATTGTCAGTGATTTTCAGTCTCAAGTACAAGTTCTGCGAACTGAACTTCATAATGCAAAGAAAAAAATTAGCCGCCAGTTAACAGAAGTCAGTGTGCGTAAATACCAGGAAGCTCTGAAACGACACAAACAAGAAATTGCCTCTCTGAGAAAAAGGCTGGCAGATTCACACAATGCATGTGATCTACTCAGAACTCGACTAGAAGAACTAGCAGACTTCTTGGAGCGTATTCTAGAAATGGAGGAGAGAGGCCTCATTAATTTAAGTCAGTTGTCTCCAAAGCAGCTAGCCTCGTTACAGAAAACTCTTGACGAGTCTCGTGCACTTTCTCGTTCACTATCACAATCACTAATGATTGGTATGGACATCACTGAACATGGTGATGATGCACATCTGTCTAGTTCAGTGAGCTCCATATCATCTTGGAGCCTACAAAGAGATGATAGTTTTTCTGAAACACTTGATTATTTAGGAGCTAGTAGTCTTGAAGCCATAGCTAACCTTCCTGATGAGACATTGTTACAGCCAGAGGATTCTCATGATCCAGCTGTTCAAGCACTTGCCACACAGCTCAACATTCAAATTGACCAGAAAACACGAGAGATTGATGCCATTGCTGAGAATGTGTCGGTATTAAGTGAAAAGCTAGCAGAGAGAATACAGCaagtggagcaacaggcaggagttatTGGTGAACTACGAGAACAAGTGGATTGTCTTCAGGAGGAAGTAAAACGTAGGGACCTTCAGCTTCTAGCACCTCATGTTGACGAAGGTGAAAACAGCCAACATCCTCTACAGAGCTCTTGGCAGAGTAGTATAAACCCAATTGCAACATCATCTCAGAGCACTGTGCATGCTGTTTCTCCTCAGTCTACACTGGGAACTCATAATTCAAGCAGCCAAGAAAGTCTTCACAAGCCTCCCAGTATTTGTTCTGACTCATTGCCTCCTCCACCTCTTCACCTCCTTCAGGACAGCGAGTGTGAAATCAGACCCGATATTAGGGAGTTGGAGATTTGTCACGCATCGGATCGTAGCAGCCTGAGTGCAGTCAAAAGTGCATACTCAACTGATGCAGCTATAAAGGCTTATAGTGGGCACCTAGGTTACTTTCAGCAGTATGCAACAACTGGTGAACAAAGTATTGGTGATGGACTAAAGCCATGGAAGGAAAATGCAAATGGGCCTATGACCTGTGCGATACCTGAACAACCCTGGGCACCCATTTCACCATCTGAAAGTGAAGCTTGGAGTGAACCTGACAGAAATGTATCTTTAGCAAGAATTGGACTTGATGCTTGTACTCTTGGGGGTGCCCCAGATAGAGCATTATCACGATCTCGCCAGCAGAGAGCATCTGCAATTACTTCAGAATCTGATGGTGAGGCTGCACATGAAGACACTGCCACTTGTGTTGCTAATAACGTACTAACGCCAGGAAAAGCCTCCAAGAGGCGATCTGATGTTGCAGAACTTCGACGAGTATCCACAAAACTGCGTGCTGTAGAACAACTGAATGACACTCTCCGTGCAGAATTGAACATATATCAAACATTGAGTCAAGAAATGGCTCAACAACAGCATGATCAGCAACAGAGACCTAAGACTAGTGATAAGAGTGTTGAAACACACAAGGGAGAGACAGCAGATGCCTCGGTAGGTGCTGAAGAAGAAcctacaataccaccaccaccaccacccatatttGCTATTCCTgcaccattgttagaagagattcgtGCACTGCGCCTTAAACTAGAAGAAGCA includes the following:
- the LOC123754300 gene encoding putative leucine-rich repeat-containing protein DDB_G0290503 isoform X2; this translates as MIGQLYACVTLISYKSVCWLKSEAKPHISVSDAVTFWGGPTLVCCSGSPAQLQDANSLDSSSSSSIPFSLGLRSPGKVSPLRGRTMKEYEEQLGSLKKENFSLKLRIYFLEERMDQKYDKEDKDELYKTNIELKVETEALKQELYDKQELVRQASTVLSGLEQQFKEQVAQIQENHEQEKEKLQSQVQQLQSYIQELQKEVDEYANRCHEEKGQLGELTQLCGLAFSNGAEDEDEAEAQAPSLSKDNLSLPLNLAGFTSGYSTPSPVQGIFSMPTTMSEPAVLKKPQPEFTSANDSFNKAKSEVTESAEQKVVALEAQVAELKNRVTELEEELAAKEETTSVLEGDLANLRKELEDKVEKIADLEAEVTEKDLKIDDVMQELETRHIEIQAKDDQIQSLHHDLDRVEPEIEVKVQEIVERDRIIEEKIEQIEQQNKILVEIQITLDEKQKQIADMEHKITESSEKIKKLTEKLDKSCKVIQTFAEVVQARDKEIAALTKELKRKEKKVRDLVAELKEALDMLNKAKWEAETSGGEDGVKEMAEEENERLWAELESRKNEVLALRAEHKHSLSEAEERVHQLQKQLDEKLKALETQQDQHNKETEEWEVRLRDKAQQLARLEGELQTLHGDMSNREGQLRTNQGLVQGLEDELAAAKDQLKDKKAELEILQEELKKKNNDMQDLVNHELWERNREIERLQEKLSALSSDRRHQIECLKDELETKNSELRRLRTRLNCETSETNDGNQIALCSKVNNTQSAVNPTANNQPKNAAHLTVVTGSGGADVVTVNRPLHLTFTDDNSASVQMLYQEMCKVRGEAQALRMERSILNDKLSSLQKSYDQVCHVSAPSANELHEQMDSVKKQLDETKEENLLKDQKHGEIVSDFQSQVQVLRTELHNAKKKISRQLTEVSVRKYQEALKRHKQEIASLRKRLADSHNACDLLRTRLEELADFLERILEMEERGLINLSQLSPKQLASLQKTLDESRALSRSLSQSLMIGMDITEHGDDAHLSSSVSSISSWSLQRDDSFSETLDYLGASSLEAIANLPDETLLQPEDSHDPAVQALATQLNIQIDQKTREIDAIAENVSVLSEKLAERIQQVEQQAGVIGELREQVDCLQEEVKRRDLQLLAPHVDEGENSQHPLQSSWQSSINPIATSSQSTVHAVSPQSTLGTHNSSSQESLHKPPSICSDSLPPPPLHLLQDSECEIRPDIRELEICHASDRSSLSAVKSAYSTDAAIKAYSGHLGYFQQYATTGEQSIGDGLKPWKENANGPMTCAIPEQPWAPISPSESEAWSEPDRNVSLARIGLDACTLGGAPDRALSRSRQQRASAITSESDGEAAHEDTATCVANNVLTPGKASKRRSDVAELRRVSTKLRAVEQLNDTLRAELNIYQTLSQEMAQQQHDQQQRPKTSDKSVETHKGETADASVGAEEEPTIPPPPPPIFAIPAPLLEEIRALRLKLEEAIANNDHLRDQLEAALTAHPQDEARFHHLTAALQTAQEEMREARDRLQGSQESVREQQEKYNNIQFKLQECEGRLTQCYIQLEAAQTESLAVKSDLSNAHQLLQERGLLLQERDSQLAERQQTMNEMALKIIQLEKDAVKNPDLDEHLQKLQSELQKQEMRLLQVNKERLSLVGERACLQAQLASASTHARLLQDGKQDVDGVGEERITLLQQLDVERTTVSNLHKERQQLLTDKERLEKEMQVLQEEVAGLRAKIEHLTSHQDYAGQQADREKRNLTELQNEYTTLQRNRNELHLKAQNLEIQLQVMTEKHKTAEDAQLCLIEQKSLVKQLTAQLDSERCLTANLQLQLKTLRSSTSPTTSQGDDSVVPNESDHASHESVTSIEFFRPLSETGLLHKHRATSLSPTSGDKSKIQERRAASSSRRRESNKRINHWSEDKENHQIATTTTITTTTSSSKKNRRLHSGISSDGIFAQHAAQPLLLHQPDEEGDGGTTSGESPDLGIGSDYPFSSLERGTRTLRSLVHTAQDLPPPPLCSEPNLQQLLSHSILSEENQQLRLERDNLTSKLASTKETLKNTEEKLYKANQRKENVERAICKQLYKTHDVLKKANTQLKQVNTLPK